The following are encoded together in the Chiloscyllium plagiosum isolate BGI_BamShark_2017 chromosome 1, ASM401019v2, whole genome shotgun sequence genome:
- the zar1 gene encoding zygote arrest protein 1 has translation MATLGEDAFDYIYSPYNPYSYQYLSSRPKASSWRPRGYLNNYGDPGEYFDNYQRAQLKAILSQVNPNLTPRVRKANTKDVGVQVNPKIDASVQCSLGPRTLLTITMRPRRRPSQTQVQGSPASMPRNVRFRRTMAIYSPIVSPNLNSFVSRGGPRQAARETPGKPEQPEEEGEPEAVKQEEPAPEQDVRAEEKGGEPADSPGLSAGELPETPAENGNKPEAADPVPKTGTSEKRLRFQFLEQKYGYFHCKDCSARWESAYVWCVQGTNKVYFKQFCRTCEKAYNPYRVEDITCQTCKQTRCTCPVKMRHVDPKRPHRQDLCGRCKGKRLSCDSTFSFKYII, from the exons ATGGCTACATTAGGTGAAGATGCGTTTGATTATATTTACTCACCGTACAATCCATATTCTTACCAATACTTGAGCAGCCGACCGAAAGCTTCCAGCTGGAGACCGAGGGGTTACTTGAACAACTACGGTGACCCTGGGGAATATTTTGATAACTATCAGCGGGCTCAGCTCAAAGCGATATTATCCCAGGTGAACCCAAACCTAACACCACGAGTGAGAAAAGCCAACACGAAAGATGTTGGCGTGCAGGTTAACCCCAAGATTGATGCGTCTGTGCAATGTTCCCTGGGCCCCAGAACCCTGCTGACCATAACCATGAGACCAAGGCGCCGGCCCTCCCAGACCCAAGTGCAGGGCAGCCCGGCCAGCATGCCCAGGAATGTGCGCTTCCGGAGGACCATGGCCATTTACTCCCCGATTGTATCCCCCAATCTCAACAGCTTCGTGTCCAGGGGAGGGCCGCGGCAGGCTGCCCGAGAAACACCCGGGAagccagagcagccagaggaggAAGGCGAGCCGGAGGCAGTGAAACAGGAGGAACCGGCCCCAGAGCAGGATGTCCGAGCTGAAGAGAAAGGAGGTGAACCCGCGGACAGTCCGGGCCTTTCAGCCGGAGAGCTGCCTGAAACTCCAGCGGAAAACGGGAACAAGCCGGAGGCTGCAGACCCAGTCCCGAAAACCGGCACAAGCGAGAAACGCTTGAGATTTCAG TTCCTGGAGCAGAAATACGGCTATTTCCACTGCAAAGACTGCAGCGCCCGCTGGGAGAGTGCATACGTGTGGTGTGTACAAGGTACTAACAAG GTCTACTTTAAGCAATTTTGCAGAACCTGCGAGAAGGCCTACAACCCTTACCGTGTGGAGGACATCACCTGTCAA ACCTGCAAACAGACAAGATGCACATGTCCCGTCAAAATGCGCCACGTTGACCCGAAGAGACCCCACCGTCAGGATCTCTGTGGGAGATGCAAGGGCAAGCGGCTCTCCTGTGATAGCACTTTCAGCTTCAAATACATCATTTGA